GTACGGTCTGCGGGCTGGCCCTGCCCGAGGGGCTCGTGGACGGTTCCGAGCTGCCCGCCCCGATCTTCACCCCCGCCACCAAGGCCGCCGTCGGCGACCACGACGAGAACGTGCCGTTCGAGGAGGTCGCCCGCCAGGTCGGTGCGGAGACGGCCGCGCTGCTGCGCCGGACGACGCTCGACGTCTATGCCCGCGCCCGGGACATCGCCCGTGAGCGCGGCATCATCCTCGCCGACACCAAGTTCGAGTTCGGCTTCGACGGCGAGCGGCTGGTCATCGCGGACGAGGTGCTGACCCCGGACTCCTCGCGCTTCTGGCCCGCCGACCAGTGGCGGCCGGGCCGCGCCCAGCCGTCGTACGACAAGCAGTACGTGCGCGACTGGCTGACCTCGCCGGCCTCCGGCTGGGACCGCAGGAGCGAGCAGCCCCCGCCGGCCCTTCCGCAGGAAGTCGTGGCGGCGACCCGCGCCCGGTACCTGGAGGCGTATGAGCTGC
The genomic region above belongs to Streptomyces marianii and contains:
- a CDS encoding phosphoribosylaminoimidazolesuccinocarboxamide synthase, whose protein sequence is MSGFVEKPEPIQVTGLTHLHTGKVRDLYENEAGDLVMVASDRISAYDWVLPTEIPDKGRVLTRLSLWWFDRLSDLVPNHVISTDLPAGAPADWAGRTLICKALDMVPVECVARGYLTGSGLAEYDESRTVCGLALPEGLVDGSELPAPIFTPATKAAVGDHDENVPFEEVARQVGAETAALLRRTTLDVYARARDIARERGIILADTKFEFGFDGERLVIADEVLTPDSSRFWPADQWRPGRAQPSYDKQYVRDWLTSPASGWDRRSEQPPPALPQEVVAATRARYLEAYELLTGVAWS